TACCCAATCGCGTAAATATTCATGATCAATATGTTTAACAGCATCTAAACGAAAGCCATCTAAATTTAATTCATTCGCATACCAAGTTCCCCAATTTTCCATCTCATTCGCAACATCTGGATGATCAAAATCAAGATCTGCATACATCAAATAATCATAATTTCCATTCTCGCTAGACACTTCCCAGTCCCACGCTTTACCTATCCCCCTAAATTTATAAATTCGATTTAATTTCCTTCCTTCATCCCAATCCGTTCCGTCAAAATGATACCATTTCCATTTGAAATTAGAATAAGCATCGCCACGCCCTGGAAAGTTAAACCCTGTCCATGCATTAATTTCATAATCACCTGATACCTCAATATTTCGATTGTTACGGTCTACCTCAACAGCTGTTACAGTTTCAGTATAATCTGCTCCACCTTTATGATTCATAACTACATCGCCATATACATCGATGTTTTGCTTATGTAAAGCTTCAATTGCAGATTTTAACTGTGCTTTTGTCCCATATTTCGTCCGCACCGTTCCTTTTTGATTGAATTCTCCTAAATCATATAAATCATACGCTCCATATCCTACGTCATTTTGCGTAGTTCCTTTATATGCAGGCGGTATCCAGACAGATGTAATTCCTTTCTGAGCTAAATTTCCAGCATCCGAATGCAAACGATTCCAATGATTCCCATCATTCGGAGCATACCACTCAAAATACTGCATTAACGTTCCATTGTTAACCGTATCTGCATATACTTTACTCCTCCCATATATACTAGGTAAAAACAAAACAATCGACAAGCCGACTACTATTATTCTTTTCAACATATTTACACCATCCCCTTTTCAAGAAAACGTTTGCATAGTTTATCGAAATTATTATAATATTCGTTCTACAATTAGTAAAGTAGCAATCTCTCACTCTCCCACATTATTTTTAGTCTAACTTCACATATTTAACAAATACTTCAAAGTAGTTTTATTTCACATCTTATTCAAGATTGTTTACAATTTATCTATAAAAACATGACGGAGGGATTTCTATGACCGACTTTCAAAAACAATTTTTCGCACGATTACATATAGAAGAAAAAGACAAATTTTCATTTGAAGATTTACCTAACATTATGTACGCGATGGCACAAACTATCCCTTTTGAAAACTTAAATATTCTCGAAAACAACTTTACAGAAATATCAAAAGAAAATTTAAAAGAAAAAATTTTAGTAAACAACCGTGGCGGTCTTTGTTATGAACTTAATCCTACTATGTATTACTTCCTTAAAGACGCTGGATTTGATGTTCATCTCGTTTCAGGAACAGTGTACAATGCTGCAAATTCTACATGGGCTGTTGATTCTGGTCATATCGCAACCGTTTTAACATATCATAATGAACTTTATTTAATTGAAGTAGGATTCGGATCATACTTACCTCTTGCACCTGTCCCTTTCTCAGGTGAAGTCATTCACTCCGTTACAGGAGATTATCGTATTCGTAAAGAAATGACCGAAAAGGGAAACTACATGTTAGAGATGCGTAAAAATAATGAGTTTTTGGATCAATCTTCTGCTGATGATTGGACGTTAGGCTATGCATTTTATTTAGAAGAAGTCACTGAAGAAAAAGCAAATGCGGCACAAAAAATTATCGTTGAACATGAGGGCTCACCATTTAATAAAGTACCTCTTATTGTAAAACTAACTGAAGATGGGCATGCATCTTTAACGAAGGATAGTCTGACAATAGCAAAAAACGGTAAAAAAACGAAAGAAAGCCTTACAGATGTGCAATATAAAAATCTTTTACATTCAAAATTCGGAATTACATTATAATTTTTCAAGCCTTGCCATTTTAGCAAGGCTTTTCAATTTTCAGCAGGGATTTTTTGCAATTTGTTGTATTTCATAGTTATATAGGAATATAACTACATATTTAGAAAGGAAATGATTATGACTGAACTTAAAGAGCGACTACAAGTAGATGAGAAAGAGAAATGGGATTTAACGGATATTTACCATACAATTGAAGATTGGGAAAGCGATTTTCATAAAATTGAAATGTTAACGAAAGAATTACACGAATTTAATGGCAATATTCACGACGGTAATAGCTTATTAGCTTATTTAACAAAGAGCGAAGAAATATCTAGCATAATATCTTTAATGTTTGCTTATGCGCGATTACAATCTGATCTTGATACGCGTGATACTGACGCTCAATCTCTTGTTGATAAAGTGTCACAATTGCACGTGAAAGTAAGTGCGGCTAAATCTTTCTTTTCTCCATTCTTACTTAGCATAGATGAAGACACATTACATTCTTACATAGAAGAAGCAGAAGGCTTACAATATTATAAAGAAGACTTATTTGAATTATATCGTTATAAAAAACACGTATTGAATAAGGACCAAGAAGAGATTTTATCACAAATGGGTGAAGCACTTTCCTCTCCTCAGCATACATACGGCATGTTAAATAATGCAGATATACTATTTGGAGAAATTACAAATGATGATGGAGAAAAAGTAAATTTAACACGCGGGATGTATGCAAAGTTAATAGAAGATGAGAATCGCGAGAAACGTAAAGAAGTCTATAAAGCTTATTACAAGCCATACGTACAATTAAAAAATTCTATCGCGTCTACTTTATCTGCTGCTATTAAAAATAATGTTACTGTTTCAAAGCTAAGAAACTATCCATCAGCTTTAGAAAAATCATTATTTGGCGACATGGTTCCGAAAGAAGTATATGAAAATTTAATTGATACGACGAAAAAAAATATTCAATCACTACATACTTATAATGAACTTCGAAAAGAAAAATTAAATGTAGATGAACTACGCCAGTACGATTTGAGCGTTGATTTAGTAGCGGGTGTAATACAAGACATTCCATATGACAAAGCGTTTGACATCATGATTGAATCACTAGCTCCATTAGGTGAAGAATATAGTGAAACATTAAAAAGCTTTAAAGATAAACGTTATATCGACGTGAGAGAAACGCCAGGAAAACGTTCCGGCGCTTATAACTTTGGTGTATACGGCGTTCACCCTTTCATTCTTTTAAATCATCATGATGATTTAAATAGCCTTTTCACTCTTACTCACGAATGTGGGCACGGTATGCATACGCACTACTCACACGGATACCAACCAAGAATTTCTGCACACTATACTATTTTTGTTGCAGAAGTCGCTTCTACAGTAAATGAAGTGCTATTAATTCATCATTTATTAAAAGAAGCAAAAGATGCTAATGTACGTAATCATTTAGTAAACCATTTCATTGATAAATTTAAAGGCACTTTCTTTACACAAATCATGTTCGCTGAGTTTGAAAAAATCACACATGAAATGGCGCAGCAAGGTAAACCATTAAATGCCCAAGTCTTTAGTGAAGTTTATGAAAACTTATTTAGAGAGTATAATGGCGACTCTCTCGTATTTGACGAAGAAGTAAAATACGGATGGGCTAGAATACCGCATTTCTATCGTCCATTTTACGTATACAAATATGCAACTGGATTCGCTTCTGCAATCCAAATTGCCGATAAATTATTGAGCGGCGATCCAAATGCTCAAAAACATTATATTGAATTCCTTAAAAGCGGAAGTTCAGACTACCCATTAAACTTATTGAAAAAAACTGGTGTTGATTTAACTACTCCTGAACCGATTGAGAGTGCACTAAATCGTTTTAGCTCACTTGTTGAAGAGTTTTCAACTCTATAAAAAGAAGAGCCTCTCGCTAGAGGCTCTTTCTCTTTTATGCTCCCTTTTCTTCTATTAAATCATTCGCCATTTTCCTAAACTCTTGATTAAATGCATCATTCATACCATTTTGAACGTTAGAGAATAATATGACGAACGTTTTTTTATCCCAGTTAAAATTATTAAAAGTATTCCAACCTGCTAATACGCCATGGTTATGATAATAATCTGGATACGTATAGAAACTAAATCCATATTTTCTTGCAGGTGATGCAGTAAACATATCTGAGACACTTTGTTTCGATAACAGTTTCCCATCCATTATTGCCTCATCTAGTCTTTTCATATCTTCAACAGTCGTATACATTTCACCACACCCATACAACCAGTTCATTTTCAAACGGGGTGTAGCGATTAACTCATTATCTTTTCTCGTATAACCTTCTGCTAAAAAAATATCTTCAGGGAGAGTTGCCCCCATTCCAGACTCATGCATTTCAACAGGAGTAAAAATATTTTCTTTCACATATTCAGCGAGCGGTTTATTTGCTATTTTTTCTACAATATACGCAAGTACCATATAATTATAGTCTGTATATTTCCATCCTGTCCCTGCAGGAAATTGCAATTTTTGCGCGCCAATCCACGTTACTAACTTTAATCGTGACGCCGCATCTACCCTACCTTGTCCCTGATCTGGTAACCCGGACGTATGTGTTAACAAATTTCGTAACGTAATGTTTTTATCTGCCGGAAACGATGGAATATACTTATTTACATTGTCTTCAATATTTAATTTCCCTTTTTCCTTTAGCTGCATAATAGATATTGCAACGACTGTTTTCGTAATAGAACCAATGCGATATTTCGTTCTTGGCGTTGTGAATACTTTATCTTTCACATTTGCATACCCATAACCTTTTCGTAAAATCGCATGGTCTTTACTAGCTACAAGAACACTTCCATTAAATCCTTTATCTTTTAAATATTGATCTAGTTTTCCAGCTACAACTTCATAGTGCTTTTTCTCATTGGCATCAACTTCTTGCATATCGTCCTTTTGCTTACTATTTACATTAGAAAATGCCTTTATATCATATTTCTTTCCTTTACTTGCATGTATGAGTGCAACGACACTCCCACAAAAAATAGCAAAAATAAAGAAAACGATTAACCATTTCTTTAACATAATAGGAACCCTCTTTTATCTAGTTTCACTTAACGCACATCCATTCCATTCTATTCTATTCTATATCTATTAATTTTCAAATTTTTTACAATAACTATCTATTATTCATCCAAGTGAACTAGATTCCCTTTTCTCATATTCAGTTTTTGGCTACTCTCTATTGTATTTCTTTCTTGCAAAATTTCCACCTTACAATCGGATGCACCCTACTATAATTTCAATATCTTATGTAACATTTGTTACACACTATAAAGTGAAACTTTAATCAGCCCTCACCAATCGGGCTTTTACGGGCAGCCCGACCCCCACCTAACTTCTTTGCCTCCGCTGAATTTTGAGGTGGGGGTCTTACTGCCCGTTAATGCGGGATAAAAAACGGAGTTGTTAAGATGAAAAATACAGATAGAGATAATCGTTTAGGTGATATGATGTTTCACTATCCTATAATAAAATATAGTTATAATTTAATATTAAGTAAAATAGATTATAACTTTAAAGAGAAATGCTACTGAAAATTTTCAATCAAAATAAATCATGCAAATAACGATACAGAAAAACAACTCATTATGTCTAAAATTACAGGCAATGAACATCATTGAAAATAACTCTCATTTATGTTTTGATTATACAACAAATAAAAAAAGAAATGTCGCTCATTCGGCATTTCTTTAGATTTTCTTCATACAAAATTTACATTGCTAACTTCCCTTTATTTTTTGTTTTTTCTATATAAACTGACTGCTGAGATACATAGTAATACCACTATACATAACCACGCATACGTATACCCTTTCTTATCTACAATATAACCAAATAAAATAGGTGCAACAATAATAGCAATTTGATTGAATGTAAGTGCCAAACTAACCGTTATCCCAACGGAATCTTCACTCGCCAATTCAGCAATTTCGGCGATAAAAAGACTAAACCAACCAATTGAAAAGAAACCTAACAATGCACTTACACCATACAATACACCAGTCGTTACCGTATGTATGTTCATGACTAACAATAGAATTAAACCGATAGAAGCACAGACAGCTATAAATAATGGCGTGCGCCGATTTCCATTATAAAACAAATCACTAATAGATGCTAATATAACACGGCCAATCATTCCAGAAAAGAACATCACTGAAAATACTGTTCCGGCTACAATAGATGTGATAGATTGTTCCTTTACTAAAAATTTCATAAAGTGTCCAACTAACACCATTTGCAATGAAATCATACAAATACCCGTTATATATATTGGATACAACTCTTTTTTACATATCACTACTTTTAGCTGCGTCCAAAAAGAAATTTTAATATGTCCTTTCCTTGCATCCACTTGAACATATGGCTCTTTATAAAACATAAAAAATAATAATCCTCCAATTATACAAATGCATGCCATACTATTTATCGCGTAAGTCACATTATATTGTATCGTAAGAAATGGGATTAGCACTCCCGCTAATGCGCCACCAATCGGTATACCAGCTTGTCTTATTCCCATCGCTAATCCACGATTTTCTTTTGAAAACCATTTCAAAATCACTTTACTTCCTCCTGGCTGGGAAACACTATAAAACATTCCTACTAATAAAAGTACAAATAACAGACCATTCAATCCACTTACTATATTAGTTAGTAAAAACGAACCTCCTAATAAAAATGAACTGATAGAAATTAATAATTTTTCATTATATTGATCCAGTAATCGACCGACAAAAAGCATGCAAAATAACGGTCCAACATTTACAACACTTACTAACAATCCACTTTCCATATTTGTAAGCGCATATTCTTCTTTCCAAAATAAAGCGAAAGCTCCAACACCATATGTTATAAGTGTTGCTGTTGTTTGCGCAATCGTCGCAAACATTAACATAACCCACTTATAAGCACGATTCATTCTTTCTTCGATTAACACTGTAATCCCTCCATCCCCTTCCATTGTATGAAAGTTCTGATATCATATAAAATAAAGATTCATCATATAATCCATCAAAAAAATTGATACCTTTTCGGAGGGATGATACGTGGACATAAAAGATTTAACTATATTTTACGAAGTGGCAAAGGAAAGTAATATTTCTCACGCAGCGAAAAATTTGAACTATGTACAATCAGGCGTAACAATGCGTATGAAACAACTAGAAAACGAATTAGGTGTGCCTTTATTTTATCGTAACGGAAAAGGTGTAACATTAACTTCTAACGGTGAGATTTTATTAACATACGCCAAACAAATTATCCACTTAATGGATCAATCTATAAAAGCGGTTCAAAGTAATGGAACCGCCCCTAAAGGTACTTTGAAAATCGGATGTACAGAATCTACAACCGCGGTTAGGCTGCCATCTATATTAACGGCCTATTATGAGAAATACCCAGGAGTCGAATTGATTTTAGAAACAAATACGACCGAACAACTAATTAGTCTTGTATTAGATCGAAAACTAGACGGAGCGTTTATAGCTGGCTCTACTCAGCATACTGAACTTCATACAAATGTATTTCGTGAAGAAGAATTAGTTCTCATCAGTAAAAAACCTTTATCCTCTCTTAAAAATATAGAAGATATGAATTTACTCGCTTTTAGTCACGGTTGCTATTATAGAAGTTTATTAGAGGACTGGCTTCAAGAAGAAGGAGTCTCGCCTAAACGAGTATTAGAGTTCGGAACAATTGAAGCTATACTTGCATGTGTAAAATCAAGTATGGGAGTAGCGATTATGATGAAATCTATTTTAAACGATCATACACATAACTTATCACTCAATCCTTTACCTAATAGATTCAAAAAAGTTCCTACTACTTTTATTACTAGAAAAGATATATATCACTCAGCTGCACTACAAAAATTTATGGAGATGATTTGACAATGCGTGAAAAGAAAATACGTGGGGTGAAGCGTAAAACAAACACGATGATACAGCGAATTGAAGAACATACAAAAACGTTCCCTTCTACTTTTTATAACGATGAATATTGGTATATGCCTTTACCAGTTTCTCAAGCTTTTATTGAGTCTCATAAAACACCTAGAAAAGTAAAACGATTATGTATACAAACCTTAATAGATCGAGTAAATCATTTAATAAAAATAAAACCGAGTGATACACATACATATCGAGTTGTTACTTTAATTTCTATAGAGAATTTATGGAGATCACAAATTATCGTATTCAAAAACGATGACTACTTTCATAACTTTTTCAATAGAAATAATGAATTTCAAAAATGGATTCTTCTTTCGAATGAAATTGATTTTTGGGAAACATGGGGAATTTCAATTTGTCCTACTGCCCAAATGTTGCACTTTCAAGAAGTCATTTATGATGGGGATGCAATCGATGAAAAAGAGATTTGGTTTATTGGAGAGTTATCTTAAAAGGGGTACTTTCAAATGAAATGCTTCCCTTTTTTCACTTAATAAAATCGCTATATAATGAATTTGTCATTTCATTATATAGGAGGTTTTCACATGGTAATCCCTAAATATCCTAATGTCCCTACTCTTACGAAAAAACAAATCGATCAAATTACAGAAATCACTTTTCTAAAAGACATTACACCACAAAAATGTGATGCAATTTTCGTGTTCGGCGGTTCTCATCCTGGCAATTGGGAAGCTCCTCTAGAAGCTTATCGACAAGGTTTGGGAAATCAAATTATCGTTACAGGCGGTACTAGTTTGCATGGCATGAAACATCCGAGCTGGAATTACGGGGATTTGTCAGAAGCAGAAGTAATTGTAAATAAATTAATGGAACATGGCGTACCAAAAGATGCTATCATGTTCGAGAAAAACTCCCTCCATTCTATCGCTAATGTAATGGAAGCGAAAAAGATTTTTGATTTTACAAAGATCAATCGGCTACTATTTGTATGCAAAAGTTTAGGCGCTGGTCGGCAATATAGAGTATTAAAAAAACATTTACCTAAAACTATTACTTGTATCCCATATACACTTGATACAAGTTTCGATGGTGAATTTATAATTAATAGATATAATTGGATGGAAAATGAGAAGAGTCGCTCTATGATTTTCGGAGAATACTTGAGAAATATTTGCTACGGTAGAAAAGGCGGTATTGAGCCACCTGAAAAAGAAGTTCAAGGCTTAGAAGAGTATGTATCCTACTACTATAATCTAGCATAATAGAAAAAGGTATACCAAAACGTCGGTATACCTTTTCTCCTATTTATTTTTCTTTTAACACACTATGTAATCGATCAGGATAATTTGTAAACATTCCTGTAGCACCCCATTTAATTAACAATCTCATATCTGGTTTCTCATTAATTGTATAAGGATGAATTAGCAGTCCATTATTTCTAGCCATTTTCATATATGACTCATCAATAATTAGTTCTCCGTTATCATTACGTAAGTTTGGTCCAATACCAACTGCATACTTTTTAATTTCTTGAAAATCTTCATTTGTTACACTTTTCGGTTCATGTGTAATGCCAGACCATTCAACAATCTCATTGTTTTCATTTGGATAATACCAAAGCAGTTGAACTAACGGAATATTTTTATTCATACTATTAATTCTTGTTAAACTATCTTTACTAAATGATTGAATCATAACACGGCTAGAAGACATGTTTTGACCTACTAAATTATATTTTTTTAATAAAGCTAATAATTTCTCTTCCATTCCTGGATACACATCTGGTGATTTTGTTTCAATGTAATACTTCATGCTTCTTCCGTACTTTTGGAAAATTTCTTCAAGAGTCGGAACTTTTTGCCCAACATACTCTTGCTTAGCCTTTTCTGGATAAGCTTTATTGAACCAAGTTCCTGCATCTAAGCTTTTTATTTCACTTAGTGTTTTATCTCGTACTTCACCTGTTCCATTTGTAGTGCGGTCAACTGCTGTATCATGCATTGCAATTAATTGGCCATCCTTAGTTAATTGAATATCTAACTCCAAATAATCCGCTTTCATTTTTTTCACTAAATCATAAGAAGCAAAAGTATGCTCAGGTGCATGTCCACTTGCTCCGCGATGTGCAATGTTTAAAAACTTATTTGTATTCCATTCATGCTTCCCTTCTGCTTCTGCATGAACAGCTCCCCCAGCAAAGATGCTTCCCGTCATAAAGAAAATAACTAACACGCTAATAATTTTTCTCATCCTTCTAACCCTTCCTACGTTGCAAATTTCAACAAGTTAATGAGATTTACACGAAATAGAAGATACACTTTCATTATTTTATAAGCCTATATTAAAATTCCAATCTTACAAATATAATTCCTCTATGTTATTACTATACTATTTATTTTCCATATCCCTCCTATTCACATGTAACTCCTTATTGATTACAGTTCATCAATAAAAAAAGCCATAATTTATTTAGAGGACACTTCTGTATCCCTAAATAAATTTATGGCTTATCTCAAATATCTCCGGCCTCGATTAACTTGTCGAAATTAATCATACCAAACCTATTAATATTTGTGAATATTATTTTTTCCGTACGGCGAAGCTTTAATCAGTATAAGTTATATATCTCATACTAATTAGTATTTGAACCTATCGAATTTTTCTGTACAGCCTGATTCCTATCTAACTTCTTTAATTTCCATTCATACAAGATAAAATTCTATTATCATTTGACGTGATATTTACGTAAACCTAGGTTTTATTTAATTACAAATTCTTAATTTCGTATATCTTTTCTTGTAAGTTTAGTTTTCTTTTGAGATTGCAGTATATTTACATGCCCCGAGGCAGCCATGGTTTGTCTCCTTTCCTTCCTTGACAATTTAGACTTCTTTTGAGAATGTAATTCTTTTAAATGTCCCGAAGTAATACCTTGTTTTCTAAAATCAAAGTAAAAATACAAATGTGTACTTAGAGCTAAGAACACAACGAAAAAAATGAGGCGAGAATGATTAATAAAATAGCCAAAGCCTTTTGGCTCAAAATTCCAATACTAATTTGACCAATTATATAACCTAAGCTTGAAAAAAATACAATTTTAGGGGTTTTCACATTTTGATCAGTTATCCCTCTTAAGTGAGCTGTAAAATATTTAATCCAGAATAATTCAGATTTATAAACAATTAAACTATATGCAATAAGCGATAGAATAAAAAATAAAGGTGAATCTATTTTTACGAATTCATAAGCTAACTTTTGCACAGCTATAAAACTACAAAATGAAATACTTAACGAAACAAATCCAGAATATAGTAAATGTTGCAATTGAGGCTGCCGAGGCTTATAAAAGAAAACCCAAATCCCCCATAGATTACATATCACATAAAATGGCAAAGCTACGTAAGAGTATATGTTGTACGGTGGAAATATGAATAAAATGATGAGTAGAAGAAAATTCATGAAAACCCACATAAAGGCCCCTATAACATTCCTTATATCAAATGGTATTAATATTCGTATACAATCCACTATGTTGTTGCCATTATATTTGTCCATTATGCATCCCATCCATTTCCTTCCTCTTCAAATCAACATATACCCATATATATACTCCAGATATACTAAGCACAACAGCAAATAAAGAAAAGACTAAAATTAAGACCGTCGCTAAACCGTTTTGTGATAATGTACCTATACATATTTGTCCAATAACATATCCCAATCCTGATAAATAAACAATTGGAGAAATTTTTATATTGTCATTTTCTTCATTGTTTAATCGCCTTAAAAAACTTTTCATTCCAATAGAAATCAATTTATAAATTGTAAAAATGTAAAGCACAAAAGTAACAATAAAAAACAGAGGTGTTTCAATTTTAATAAAAGTATATGCAATCTTTTGAATCACTATAAAGCTTCCAAAAGAAAAAGTTATCCCCATAAATCCATTATATAAAATGTGTACCAACCTTGGCTCATTTGGTTTATAAAAAAATACCCATACTCCCCATATATTAGCAATCAAAAGAAAAGGTAAAATTATATATAAGTATATAGTAAAGGTTGGAGGAAATAAAAATGGGGTTAAAATCATAAAATTAATCACTACCCACACCATAACGACACTCGATCTTACACTGTCAGGCATCAATTTCCGAATAATTTGTTCTATGCTTTTTCCGTGGTATTTTTCCATATTAATCTCCCAAAAACTAAAAAATTTTATCTAAAGCTGCTCCGATTCCAGTTTTAACTTTATCTTTTATCGAATCCTGTTTACCATCATGATTCCAATCACCTTTGTTAAATTTGATTCCATCAGTTTCTATATTAATTTCTATAAAAACATCCAAGCTTATTCCACTCCAATAAGGGTTCCATTTGCTGCATCACTAATAAGAAATAATGTAAAAAAAAACTGCTTGTTTAAACAGTTTTTTTACATTATTTCTTATTGTATTTTAGATAATACATTTTCTTGGAAAGTACGCTCTTCCTGATCTTCATATCCAGTTGAAACAACTTCTTGAATATCATCATGATTAAATAAATAAGTGAAATCTGGATTCATATAGCCTTCTGGATAAGGACATCCCATATAATCGAATTTTCTTACCTCATCCGTTGCTACTTGTTGTTTT
This Bacillus paramycoides DNA region includes the following protein-coding sequences:
- a CDS encoding glycerophosphodiester phosphodiesterase; translated protein: MRKIISVLVIFFMTGSIFAGGAVHAEAEGKHEWNTNKFLNIAHRGASGHAPEHTFASYDLVKKMKADYLELDIQLTKDGQLIAMHDTAVDRTTNGTGEVRDKTLSEIKSLDAGTWFNKAYPEKAKQEYVGQKVPTLEEIFQKYGRSMKYYIETKSPDVYPGMEEKLLALLKKYNLVGQNMSSSRVMIQSFSKDSLTRINSMNKNIPLVQLLWYYPNENNEIVEWSGITHEPKSVTNEDFQEIKKYAVGIGPNLRNDNGELIIDESYMKMARNNGLLIHPYTINEKPDMRLLIKWGATGMFTNYPDRLHSVLKEK
- a CDS encoding DUF4176 domain-containing protein, with the protein product MNSQLLPIGSIVILKEGTKKLMVFGRKQQVATDEVRKFDYMGCPYPEGYMNPDFTYLFNHDDIQEVVSTGYEDQEERTFQENVLSKIQ